TGACTGCTACTGGCGTATCTTCTTTTTTTCCTGCTTGTAGTAAGTTTTCACAAATTGTAGGTAAGTTTTTTATACCCATGTAGTAGGCAATCGTGTCGCTATTGTGAGATGAATTATATTTTCCATGATCGGTTAAGGGACCTTTTGCATGTCCGGTTAATAAAGTGACACTATTACTGTAGTCACGGTGGGTGAGGGGAATACCTGCATAGCTACTAGCGGCGATGCTAGATGTAATGCCTGGTACAATTTCATATGGAATATTTGCTGCTGCTAAAGTTTCTGCTTCTTCACCAACACGGCCAAAAATAGATGGATCTCCGCCTTTTAATCGGACAACAATTTTGCCCTCTTTCGCAAATTGAAGAAGGTGTGCGTTAATTATTTCTTGCCGCATAATATGATTCTTTGGCATTTTTCCGCAATACATAAGTTCACATGTTTGTTTTGTATAGCTAAGAAAGAAAGGGTTTAGTAAACGGTCATATAAAACAATATCTGCACGTTTTAAACACTCTATCGCTTTTTTTGTAATAAGCCCTTCATCACCTGGTCCTGCACCAACTAAATATACATATCCGTTCATAATTGCACCTCATCAATTTTTATTTAAAAGGAAGCCAGAGGAGGCTTCCTTTCGAAAATTACATGTATAAATAAATGTCACCGTCAATAACTTCTACTTCGTATGTTTGAATACAGCCGTCATCAGGTTTTTGAACTTCACCTGTTAGTAGTGAGATTTTCCAATCATGCAGTGGACAAAAGACGAATTCTCCAGACACAATCCCTTCTGCTAACGGTCCGTTTTTATGAGGACAACGATTTTCTACAGCTCGAATATCGCCATTTGAAAGGCGGAATAGGGCGATAGACATACCTTTCATTTGCACTTCTTTACCGATTTGAATAGCAAGATCTTCCGCACGCATAACTTTTATTTTTTCTTTCGTGTGTATCATTTAGATCACAGCTCCTTATTTCACAGTTTCTACTTCATACATCGCTTTTAATGATTTCGTTTCTAGTGCTTGTCCCCATGCTTCCGTATATGTTCTACGAGCTGTTTGGAAACGTTCATTTAACGTAGTAACCATACTTGCATCTTGTAGTATTTCTTTTATGTGATCGAAGCCTAAACGTTCTGTCCAGTAGGCGGTACGCTCTCCGTAAATACCAGTTTCACGATAATATTGCATGTAAGCTGCAGCGATGCGAAGGACATCATCTTCAGTAGGGACAATCATTACAAAATCAGCTTCACGTACTTCTGTACCACCATTTCCGCCAATATAAAGTTGGTATCCATTTTCGACACAAACAACGCCAAAATCTTTCGTCAGTACTTCCGCACAGTTACGCGGACAGCCCGTTACACCCATCTTCATTTTATGAGGTGTATCTACCATTTCTAATGATTGTTCAAGGAGCATACCAAGTCCTAATGAATCTTTCGTACCGAAACGGCAGAAGCGAGAACCAACACATGATTTTACATTACGAAGCGATTTTGAATATGCATACCCCGAAGTCATATGTAAGTCAGCCCATACGTTAGGTAAATCTTGTTTCTTGACACCGTATAAGCCAATTCGGCTTGCACCGGTAATTTTCACAAGTGGAACATCATACTTCTTCGCAACTTCAGCAATTTTCATTAAATCATCAGCTGTTGTAACGCCTCCGTACATACGTGGAATAACAGAGAATGTACCATCGTGCTGGATGTTACCATTCATTCTTTCATTAACGAAACGGGACGATTTATCATCTTCATATTCTTCTGGAATCGCCATACGTAAATAGTAGTTTAAAGCAGGGCGGCATTTCGAACAGCCGTCTTCATGTGCAAAACCAAGAACATTTCGTACTTCTTTTGGAGATTTTAAGCCTTTCTCGTGAATGGCTGCTACGACTTCATCACGGGATAAAGGTGTACATCCACACATACCGGCAGATTGCGCTGAGGCATCAAAAGCATCTCCAAGTGTATGAGATAAAACTTGTTCCACAAGTGGACGACATTTACCACAAGAACCTGCGGCTTTCGTACAGCCTTTAACTTCTTCAAAAGTCGTTAACTCTTGTTCTAAAATGGCGTGAACGATTGAACCTTTCGTAACACCATTACATCCACAAATCGTGTCATCCGCACTCATTGTAGCAACGTCAAATTCACTTTCTTCACCAGCTTTGTGAAGAAGGGAAGCTGGTGTATATTCTTGTATATCTTCTTCCTTCTTTAACATGCTAAAGAGACGTGTACCGTCAGCTGTGTCACCATATAAAACGATACCGACGACTTTATTATCACGAATTAATACTTTTTTATAGGAACGTTTACATTCATCAAAGATTGATATTGCTTTCGTTTGATCATCTTCATAAATTTGACCAGCAGAGAATAAATCACAACCTGCAACTTTTAATTGCGTACCGACGATACTGCCCGAATATCCATCAGTTTGTAAATTTGTTATATGTTTTGCTAGTATCGCACCTTGTTCATAAAGAGGAGCAACAAGTCCATATGCGATACCGTCATGCTCTGCACATTCTCCAACTGCATAAATGGACTCATCATTTGTTAGCATATAGTCATTGACTACAATACCGCGATTTACAATTAAACCGGCATCTTTTGCTATTTGCGTATTTGGGCGTATTCCGACAGCCATTACGATTAAATCACAATCTACAACTTCACCATCTTCAAATTGAATGCCCTCAACATGGTCTGTACCAAGAATTTTTACAGTTTTCTTTTCCATTAGAAATTTCATGCCTTGCGCTTCTAAATCTTCGCGCAGAAGAGAAGCTGCTTTCGTATCTAGTTGTTGCTCCATTAAGTTTGGCATTAAATGAACAACATGTACGTCCATCCCTAAGTCAATAAGACCTCTTGCGGCTTCTAAACCAAGTAACCCACCACCAATGACAACAGCCTTTTTCTTTTCATTAGCGGTATCAATCATAAATTGTGTATCTTCAATTGTTCGAAATCCTGTTACACCAGGGAGAGTGGAACCTTCTACAGGCAAAATAAAAGCACTAGAACCTGTTGCGATAATGAGTTTGTCATATGTAAGAGTACGATTCTTTTCTGTAATAATAATTTTTTCTTCTCGGTTAATACTTTGAACTTTTTCATTTGTATACAAAGTTATTTCGTTTTCTTCATACCAACTGT
This DNA window, taken from Bacillus cereus ATCC 14579, encodes the following:
- the nirD gene encoding nitrite reductase small subunit NirD yields the protein MIHTKEKIKVMRAEDLAIQIGKEVQMKGMSIALFRLSNGDIRAVENRCPHKNGPLAEGIVSGEFVFCPLHDWKISLLTGEVQKPDDGCIQTYEVEVIDGDIYLYM
- the nirB gene encoding NADPH-nitrite reductase large subunit, which gives rise to MKKRLVMIGNGMAGIRCMEEILKHDSDSYEITIFGDEPHPNYNRIMLSHVLQGKTNMQDIIMNEYSWYEENEITLYTNEKVQSINREEKIIITEKNRTLTYDKLIIATGSSAFILPVEGSTLPGVTGFRTIEDTQFMIDTANEKKKAVVIGGGLLGLEAARGLIDLGMDVHVVHLMPNLMEQQLDTKAASLLREDLEAQGMKFLMEKKTVKILGTDHVEGIQFEDGEVVDCDLIVMAVGIRPNTQIAKDAGLIVNRGIVVNDYMLTNDESIYAVGECAEHDGIAYGLVAPLYEQGAILAKHITNLQTDGYSGSIVGTQLKVAGCDLFSAGQIYEDDQTKAISIFDECKRSYKKVLIRDNKVVGIVLYGDTADGTRLFSMLKKEEDIQEYTPASLLHKAGEESEFDVATMSADDTICGCNGVTKGSIVHAILEQELTTFEEVKGCTKAAGSCGKCRPLVEQVLSHTLGDAFDASAQSAGMCGCTPLSRDEVVAAIHEKGLKSPKEVRNVLGFAHEDGCSKCRPALNYYLRMAIPEEYEDDKSSRFVNERMNGNIQHDGTFSVIPRMYGGVTTADDLMKIAEVAKKYDVPLVKITGASRIGLYGVKKQDLPNVWADLHMTSGYAYSKSLRNVKSCVGSRFCRFGTKDSLGLGMLLEQSLEMVDTPHKMKMGVTGCPRNCAEVLTKDFGVVCVENGYQLYIGGNGGTEVREADFVMIVPTEDDVLRIAAAYMQYYRETGIYGERTAYWTERLGFDHIKEILQDASMVTTLNERFQTARRTYTEAWGQALETKSLKAMYEVETVK